One window of Cryobacterium arcticum genomic DNA carries:
- a CDS encoding lysophospholipid acyltransferase family protein, protein MRTRTREPIYSTAIAAGRGIFGVFRLRPSVTGLTHLPDAGGAVMAITHFGYADFALVEWMTWRKNGRHIRFMAKKGAFDKPVVGWLLRGMRHINVDMTAGAQAYADAVRALSAGELVGVFPEGGVNASFTVRDLKTGAARMAQEARVPIIPVAVWGGHRLITKNHKPSLGEAYRTPVSFAIGAPMHVGADEDPQQVTDRLHATLQTLVDGAQARYPEPGSGRWWQPAHLGGTAPTPAEAAATEAERQRRKAAAREAQAAL, encoded by the coding sequence ATGAGAACGCGCACCAGGGAACCGATCTACAGCACGGCCATTGCGGCCGGCCGAGGCATCTTCGGAGTCTTCCGGCTGCGGCCCTCCGTCACCGGCCTCACCCATCTGCCGGATGCAGGCGGAGCGGTGATGGCCATCACCCACTTCGGCTATGCCGATTTCGCCCTCGTCGAGTGGATGACCTGGCGCAAGAACGGCCGGCACATCCGCTTCATGGCGAAGAAGGGCGCGTTCGACAAGCCCGTTGTGGGCTGGCTGCTCCGGGGCATGCGGCACATCAACGTCGACATGACCGCCGGCGCGCAGGCCTATGCCGACGCGGTGCGCGCGTTGAGCGCCGGTGAGCTGGTCGGGGTGTTCCCCGAGGGCGGCGTGAACGCGTCGTTCACCGTGCGGGACCTCAAGACCGGAGCCGCACGCATGGCCCAGGAAGCCAGGGTGCCCATCATCCCTGTGGCCGTCTGGGGCGGCCACCGGCTGATCACCAAGAACCACAAGCCCTCGCTCGGGGAGGCCTACCGCACCCCGGTGAGCTTCGCCATCGGCGCACCCATGCACGTGGGCGCCGACGAGGACCCGCAGCAGGTCACCGACAGGCTGCACGCCACACTGCAGACCCTGGTCGACGGAGCCCAGGCCCGGTACCCTGAGCCCGGCTCCGGGCGGTGGTGGCAGCCCGCCCACCTGGGCGGCACCGCCCCGACGCCGGCCGAAGCTGCCGCGACGGAAGCAGAACGCCAGCGCCGAAAGGCCGCGGCACGCGAGGCCCAGGCCGCACTCTGA
- the hisD gene encoding histidinol dehydrogenase, translating to MIQTIDLRGTRPAPADLLAAVPRALTSVTVASDVAAELIDDVRARGEIALLDQAERLDRVRPEFVRVPAAHVEEALAALDPAVRTAIEETIRRVRLASLAQVPPQVTTTIADGAEIVQRWRPVQRVGLYVPGGKAVYPSSVVMNVVPAQVAGVGSIALASPPQSHFGGRVHPTILAVAGLLGVDEIYAMGGAGAVGAFAYGVPGLGLDPVQLVTGPGNVYVAAAKRLVRGVTGIDSEAGPTDILVIADAAADPAFVAADLVSQAEHDELAAAVLVTDSAELAGAVEDLLEELAATTTHAERVTASLSGTQSAIVLVDDLDQAAAFSNAFGPEHLEIQTVDPDAVLSQIDNAGAIFLGPYAPVSLGDYAAGSNHVLPTGGQARFSSALGAYTFLRPQQVVRYSREGLAGVADHILALSSAEALPAHGDAVTARFAGDAAR from the coding sequence ATGATTCAGACGATTGACCTCCGAGGAACGCGGCCTGCTCCGGCCGATCTGCTGGCCGCTGTACCCCGGGCTCTGACGAGCGTCACGGTCGCCAGCGACGTCGCCGCGGAGCTGATCGACGACGTGCGCGCACGCGGCGAAATCGCCCTGCTCGACCAGGCCGAGCGCCTCGACCGGGTGCGCCCCGAGTTCGTGCGGGTGCCCGCCGCCCACGTCGAGGAGGCCCTCGCGGCCCTCGACCCCGCGGTGCGCACAGCCATCGAAGAGACCATCCGCCGGGTGCGCCTGGCCAGCCTGGCCCAGGTGCCGCCGCAGGTCACGACAACCATCGCCGACGGCGCCGAGATCGTGCAGCGCTGGCGGCCCGTGCAGCGCGTCGGGCTCTATGTCCCCGGCGGCAAGGCCGTCTATCCGTCCAGCGTGGTGATGAACGTGGTGCCGGCCCAGGTCGCCGGCGTCGGCTCCATCGCGCTCGCGTCTCCGCCGCAGAGCCACTTCGGCGGCCGTGTGCACCCCACGATCCTGGCCGTCGCCGGCCTGCTCGGTGTCGACGAGATCTACGCCATGGGCGGGGCCGGGGCCGTCGGGGCCTTCGCCTACGGGGTTCCGGGGCTGGGGCTCGACCCCGTGCAGCTGGTCACCGGGCCGGGCAACGTCTACGTCGCGGCCGCCAAGCGCCTGGTGCGCGGTGTGACGGGCATCGACTCCGAAGCCGGCCCGACCGACATCCTGGTGATCGCGGATGCCGCCGCCGACCCCGCGTTCGTCGCCGCCGACCTGGTCAGCCAGGCCGAGCACGACGAGCTCGCGGCGGCCGTTCTCGTCACCGACTCCGCCGAGCTTGCCGGCGCCGTCGAGGACCTGCTCGAGGAGCTGGCCGCAACGACCACCCACGCCGAGCGGGTCACGGCGTCGCTGAGCGGCACACAGTCGGCGATCGTCCTCGTCGACGATCTCGACCAGGCCGCCGCCTTCAGCAACGCCTTCGGACCGGAGCACCTCGAGATCCAGACCGTCGACCCCGACGCCGTCCTGAGCCAGATCGACAACGCCGGAGCCATCTTCCTCGGCCCGTACGCGCCGGTCAGCCTCGGCGACTACGCCGCGGGCTCCAACCACGTGCTGCCTACTGGGGGACAGGCACGATTCTCCTCGGCCCTCGGCGCCTACACGTTCCTGCGCCCGCAGCAGGTGGTGCGGTACAGCCGTGAGGGTCTGGCCGGCGTGGCCGACCACATCCTGGCGCTGTCGTCGGCCGAGGCGCTGCCGGCGCACGGCGACGCCGTGACGGCGCGCTTCGCGGGGGATGCGGCGCGGTAG
- a CDS encoding App1 family protein yields the protein MMHRAARIEDWLHDKREKFARRRGHKPIVIPYTGYGTPERVRVLCRVLLAKPATAAAVARKRRRNDGRDASIRGWRSFLSVPVNDVTVTIDIGGHAHRVQADRGGVVDTVMDVALEPGWHTAMLHTEASTPVEAPVFVVAPDVRRGIISDVDDTVMVTTLPRPLLAAWNTFVLDEHARVPTPGMAVLLDRLADATPGAPVIYLSTGAWNVAPTLSRFLSRNLYPAGALLLTDWGPTHDRLFRSGREHKRENLRRLAQEFPEMQWILIGDDGQHDEAIYSEFQQDFPQSVAAVAIRRLSPSEAVLAGRRAKDAVEAKPDPLWVYGPDGASLATQLADLGLIVDPGLPGPTE from the coding sequence ATGATGCACCGCGCGGCGCGAATCGAGGATTGGCTGCACGACAAGCGGGAGAAGTTCGCCCGACGGCGCGGACACAAGCCCATCGTCATTCCGTACACCGGATACGGCACCCCCGAGCGGGTGCGGGTGCTCTGCCGGGTGCTCCTGGCCAAGCCGGCCACGGCCGCTGCGGTCGCCCGCAAACGGCGCCGGAACGACGGCCGTGACGCGAGCATCAGAGGCTGGCGGAGCTTCCTGAGCGTTCCCGTGAACGACGTCACGGTCACCATCGACATCGGCGGGCATGCGCACCGCGTGCAGGCCGACCGCGGCGGAGTGGTCGACACGGTCATGGACGTGGCCCTGGAACCCGGCTGGCACACCGCCATGCTGCACACCGAGGCATCCACCCCCGTCGAAGCACCGGTCTTCGTCGTGGCACCCGACGTCCGCCGCGGAATCATCTCCGACGTGGACGACACCGTCATGGTCACCACCCTGCCGCGCCCGCTGCTTGCGGCCTGGAACACCTTCGTGCTCGACGAACACGCCAGGGTTCCCACGCCGGGCATGGCGGTGCTGCTCGACAGGCTCGCGGATGCGACACCCGGCGCCCCCGTCATCTACCTCTCCACCGGAGCGTGGAACGTCGCGCCGACGCTGAGCCGCTTCCTCTCCCGCAACCTCTACCCGGCCGGGGCGCTCCTACTCACCGACTGGGGCCCCACCCACGACAGGCTGTTCCGCAGCGGCCGGGAGCACAAGCGGGAGAACCTGCGCCGGTTGGCCCAGGAATTCCCCGAAATGCAGTGGATTCTCATCGGCGACGACGGCCAGCACGACGAGGCCATCTACAGCGAGTTCCAGCAGGACTTCCCGCAGAGCGTCGCGGCCGTGGCCATCCGGCGCCTCTCCCCCAGCGAGGCCGTGCTGGCCGGACGCCGGGCCAAGGATGCCGTGGAGGCCAAGCCGGACCCGCTCTGGGTCTACGGCCCGGACGGCGCGAGCCTGGCGACGCAGCTGGCCGATCTCGGCCTGATCGTCGACCCCGGTCTGCCCGGTCCGACCGAATAG
- a CDS encoding ABC transporter ATP-binding protein — translation MIEFHSVSKRFPDGTLAVEDFSLVLPSHQTTVLVGSSGSGKTTLLRMINRMVDPTSGSIEIDGEDIATLAPVKLRRGIGYVMQNSGLLPHRTVVDNVATVPLLRGTPKRQARADALAMLDTVGLDRSLADRYPSQLSGGQQQRVGVARGLAVNPNILLMDEPFGAVDPIVRAELQQELVRLQKDLDKTVVFVTHDIEEAFLLGDQIVILREGGHIAQVGTPADILAHPADDFVASFVGADRGRRVLHLERHGEEDVLVDSDGRLAGVLNDPAASPTVAGTEGAR, via the coding sequence ATGATCGAGTTTCATTCCGTCAGCAAGAGATTCCCGGACGGCACCCTGGCCGTGGAGGACTTCAGCCTCGTCCTGCCCTCGCACCAGACCACGGTGCTCGTGGGCTCGTCCGGCTCGGGCAAGACCACCCTCCTGAGGATGATCAACCGCATGGTCGACCCGACCAGCGGCTCGATCGAGATCGACGGCGAGGACATCGCCACGCTCGCTCCGGTGAAACTCCGCCGCGGCATCGGCTATGTCATGCAGAACTCCGGACTGCTGCCGCACCGCACCGTCGTCGACAACGTCGCCACCGTTCCGCTGCTGCGCGGCACCCCCAAGCGCCAGGCCAGAGCGGATGCCCTCGCCATGCTCGATACCGTCGGTCTCGACCGCTCCCTCGCCGACCGGTACCCCAGCCAGCTGTCCGGCGGCCAGCAGCAGCGTGTCGGCGTGGCCAGGGGCCTGGCCGTGAACCCGAACATCCTGCTCATGGACGAACCCTTCGGCGCGGTCGACCCCATCGTGCGGGCCGAGTTGCAGCAGGAGCTCGTTCGGTTGCAGAAGGACCTCGACAAGACCGTGGTCTTCGTCACCCACGACATCGAAGAGGCGTTCCTGCTCGGCGACCAGATCGTCATCCTCCGTGAGGGTGGTCACATCGCCCAGGTCGGCACCCCCGCGGACATCCTCGCCCACCCGGCCGACGACTTCGTGGCCAGCTTCGTCGGTGCCGACCGCGGCCGCCGGGTGCTGCACCTGGAGCGCCACGGCGAAGAGGACGTCCTGGTGGACAGCGACGGCCGGCTCGCCGGGGTGCTCAACGACCCCGCGGCGAGCCCCACGGTCGCCGGCACCGAAGGCGCCCGATGA
- the nrdR gene encoding transcriptional regulator NrdR, producing MYCPFCRHPDSRVIDSRTSDDGLSIRRRRQCPECGRRFSTTETASLNIIKRSGVVEPFSREKIVSGVRKACQGRPVTDSDLAMLAQKVEETIRQTGASQIEANDIGLAILAPLRELDEVAYLRFASVYQAFDSLEDFETAIGQLRTEHAEADAQAEGLDPGARAES from the coding sequence ATGTATTGCCCGTTCTGTCGCCACCCTGATTCCCGTGTCATCGACTCGCGCACCAGCGACGACGGGCTCTCGATCCGCCGTCGTCGGCAGTGCCCGGAGTGCGGCCGCCGGTTCAGCACCACCGAGACCGCCAGCCTGAACATCATCAAGCGCAGCGGCGTCGTGGAGCCGTTCAGCCGAGAGAAGATCGTCTCCGGCGTGCGCAAGGCCTGCCAGGGCCGCCCGGTCACCGATTCCGACCTGGCGATGCTGGCCCAGAAGGTCGAAGAGACCATCCGGCAGACCGGCGCGTCCCAGATCGAGGCCAACGACATCGGCCTGGCCATCCTGGCCCCGCTCCGCGAGCTCGATGAGGTCGCGTACCTGCGCTTCGCCAGCGTCTACCAGGCGTTCGATTCCCTCGAGGATTTCGAGACCGCGATCGGCCAGCTGCGCACCGAACACGCCGAGGCGGATGCCCAGGCCGAGGGCCTGGACCCCGGTGCCCGGGCCGAGAGCTGA
- the dnaE gene encoding DNA polymerase III subunit alpha, giving the protein MLDGAARVKPLIAAAAEQGMPAIAVTDHGNVFGAFDFWKTATDAGIKPIIGTEAYITPGTDRRDKTRVKWGTNAQNRDDVGGSGAYTHMTLLSENTEGMHNLFRLSSLASLEGYYFKPRMDRELLSTYSKGLIGTTGCVGGEVQTRLRLGQYDEARQAAGELRDIFGKDNFFCEIMDHGIDIERRTMTDLLKLAKELDLPLVATNDLHYTHAHDATAHAALLCVQSASTLDDPNRFKFDSNEFYLKTAAEMRHLFRDNPEACDNTLLIAERCEVKFNTQANYMPRFPTPEGENEESWFIKETELGLQRRYPNGISDAVRKQADYEVGVITQMGFPGYFLVVADFINWSKDNGIRVGPGRGSGAGSMVAYAMGITDLDPLVHGLIFERFLNPDRVSMPDFDVDFDDRRRGEVIHYVTEKYGAERVAQIVTYGTIKAKQALKDSSRVLGFPFGMGDKLTKAMPQPIMGKDMPLTGMFDKDHPRYREAGDFRAVIETDAEARTVFDTALGIENLKRQWGVHAAGVIMSSDPLIDIIPIMRREADGQIVTQFDYPACESLGLIKMDFLGLRNLTIIDDTLDNIEANRGHRPVLEDLGLDDPLAYELLARGDTLGVFQLDGGPMRALLRSMKPDNFEDISAVIALYRPGPMGANSHTNYALRKTGQQEIIPIHKELEEPLKDIIGGTYGLIVYQEQVMSIAQKLAGFSLGQADLLRRAMGKKKKSELDKQFEGFSGGMMANGYSMEAVTTVWNILLPFSDYAFNKAHSAAYGVLSYWTAYLKAHYPAEYMAALLTSVGDARDKLALYLNECRRMGIQVLPPDVNESIGFFAAVGTDIRFGLGAVRNVGFNVVEAIRAARTEKGAFESFHDFLRKVPLQVTNKRTVESLIKSGAFDSLGATRRAMFEIHEGAVDSAVKIKRDESHGMVGFDFDSLFDDPQETEQVPERPEWTKKEKLALERDMLGLYVSDHPLAGLEIPLAKHASTTITDLITSDHTQDADTVTVAGLITNVQHRIAKKSGNQYGIISVEDFGGEIDVMFMGKAYQEFSLDLISDSVVVVRGRVSMRDDGMNLHAYSIFAPELGQASDHGTLSITLFEARATTDTVTQLGEVLKRHSGTSEVRLKLIKGDVARVFELPTRVTVTADLFGELKSLLGPYCLT; this is encoded by the coding sequence ATGCTCGACGGTGCCGCCCGGGTGAAACCCCTGATCGCGGCCGCCGCAGAGCAGGGTATGCCCGCCATCGCGGTGACCGACCACGGCAACGTCTTCGGCGCCTTCGACTTCTGGAAGACCGCCACCGACGCGGGCATCAAGCCCATCATCGGCACCGAGGCGTACATCACCCCGGGCACCGACCGCCGGGACAAGACGCGGGTGAAGTGGGGCACCAACGCGCAGAACCGCGACGACGTCGGCGGTAGCGGCGCGTACACGCACATGACCCTGCTCTCGGAGAACACCGAGGGCATGCACAACCTGTTCAGGCTCTCCTCTCTCGCGTCGCTCGAGGGCTACTACTTCAAGCCCCGGATGGACCGCGAGCTGCTCAGCACCTACTCCAAGGGCCTGATCGGCACGACCGGGTGCGTCGGTGGCGAGGTGCAGACCCGGCTCAGGCTCGGCCAGTACGACGAGGCCAGGCAGGCCGCGGGGGAGCTGCGCGACATCTTCGGCAAGGACAACTTCTTCTGCGAGATCATGGACCACGGCATCGACATCGAGCGCCGTACCATGACCGACCTGCTGAAGCTCGCCAAGGAACTCGACCTGCCGCTGGTTGCCACCAACGATCTGCACTACACGCACGCCCATGACGCCACGGCGCACGCGGCCCTGCTCTGCGTGCAGTCGGCCTCGACGCTGGACGACCCGAACCGGTTCAAGTTCGACTCGAACGAGTTCTACCTCAAGACGGCCGCCGAGATGCGCCACCTGTTCCGGGACAACCCGGAGGCCTGCGACAACACGCTGCTCATCGCCGAGCGGTGCGAGGTCAAGTTCAACACCCAGGCCAACTACATGCCCCGGTTCCCCACCCCGGAGGGGGAGAACGAGGAGAGCTGGTTCATCAAGGAGACCGAACTCGGTCTGCAGCGCCGCTACCCGAACGGCATCTCGGACGCCGTCCGCAAGCAGGCCGACTACGAGGTCGGTGTCATCACCCAGATGGGCTTCCCCGGCTACTTCCTCGTCGTCGCCGACTTCATCAACTGGTCAAAGGACAACGGCATCCGGGTCGGCCCCGGACGTGGTTCTGGCGCCGGCTCCATGGTCGCCTACGCCATGGGCATCACCGACCTCGACCCGCTCGTGCACGGTCTGATCTTCGAGCGCTTCCTCAACCCCGACCGTGTCTCCATGCCCGACTTCGACGTCGACTTCGACGATCGTCGCCGCGGCGAGGTCATCCACTACGTCACCGAGAAGTACGGCGCGGAGCGCGTCGCCCAGATCGTCACCTACGGCACCATCAAGGCCAAGCAGGCCCTCAAGGACTCCAGCCGCGTTCTCGGCTTCCCGTTCGGCATGGGCGACAAGCTCACCAAGGCCATGCCGCAGCCCATCATGGGCAAGGACATGCCGCTCACCGGCATGTTCGACAAGGACCACCCGCGCTACCGCGAGGCCGGCGACTTCCGCGCGGTCATCGAAACCGACGCAGAGGCCCGCACGGTCTTCGACACGGCTCTGGGCATCGAGAACCTCAAGCGCCAGTGGGGCGTGCACGCCGCGGGTGTCATCATGTCCAGCGACCCGCTGATCGACATCATCCCGATCATGCGCCGTGAAGCGGATGGCCAGATCGTCACCCAGTTCGACTACCCGGCCTGCGAGAGCCTCGGGCTGATCAAGATGGACTTCCTGGGGTTGCGCAACCTCACCATCATCGACGACACCCTCGACAACATCGAGGCCAACCGCGGCCACCGGCCCGTGCTCGAGGACCTCGGCCTCGACGACCCGCTCGCCTACGAGCTGCTCGCCCGGGGCGACACTCTCGGCGTGTTCCAGCTCGACGGCGGCCCCATGCGGGCGCTCCTGCGCAGCATGAAGCCCGACAACTTCGAGGACATCTCGGCCGTCATCGCGTTGTACCGGCCCGGCCCCATGGGTGCCAACTCGCACACCAACTACGCCCTGCGCAAGACCGGCCAGCAGGAGATCATCCCCATCCACAAGGAGCTCGAGGAGCCCCTCAAGGACATCATCGGCGGAACCTACGGACTCATCGTCTACCAGGAGCAGGTGATGTCGATCGCGCAGAAGCTGGCGGGCTTCTCGCTGGGCCAGGCCGACCTGCTGCGCCGCGCGATGGGCAAGAAGAAGAAGTCCGAACTGGACAAGCAGTTCGAGGGCTTCTCCGGCGGAATGATGGCCAACGGCTACTCGATGGAAGCCGTTACCACCGTGTGGAACATCCTTCTACCGTTCTCCGACTACGCCTTCAACAAGGCCCACTCGGCCGCCTACGGCGTTCTGAGTTACTGGACCGCCTACCTCAAGGCGCACTACCCGGCCGAGTACATGGCGGCCCTGCTCACCAGCGTCGGGGACGCGCGCGACAAGCTCGCGCTGTACCTCAACGAGTGCCGCCGCATGGGCATCCAGGTGCTGCCGCCGGATGTCAACGAGTCGATCGGCTTCTTCGCCGCCGTCGGCACCGACATCCGTTTCGGTCTCGGCGCCGTGCGCAACGTGGGCTTCAACGTCGTCGAGGCGATCCGTGCCGCCCGCACCGAGAAGGGCGCCTTCGAGTCGTTCCACGACTTCCTCCGCAAGGTTCCCCTGCAGGTCACGAACAAGCGCACCGTGGAGTCCCTGATCAAGTCGGGCGCGTTCGACTCCCTCGGCGCCACCCGCCGGGCGATGTTCGAGATCCACGAGGGCGCGGTCGACTCCGCGGTCAAGATCAAGCGCGACGAGTCGCACGGCATGGTCGGATTCGACTTCGACAGTCTCTTCGACGACCCGCAGGAAACCGAGCAGGTGCCGGAGCGACCGGAGTGGACGAAGAAGGAGAAGCTGGCGCTCGAGCGCGACATGCTCGGACTCTACGTCTCCGACCACCCGTTGGCCGGCCTCGAGATTCCGCTGGCCAAGCACGCGAGCACCACCATCACGGATCTGATCACCTCAGATCACACCCAGGATGCCGACACCGTCACGGTGGCCGGGCTCATCACCAATGTTCAACACCGCATCGCCAAGAAGTCCGGCAACCAGTACGGCATCATCTCGGTCGAGGACTTCGGCGGTGAGATCGACGTCATGTTCATGGGCAAGGCGTACCAGGAGTTCTCCCTCGACCTCATCAGCGACTCGGTCGTGGTCGTGCGGGGCCGGGTCAGCATGCGCGACGACGGCATGAACCTGCACGCGTACAGCATCTTCGCCCCCGAGCTCGGTCAGGCCTCGGATCACGGCACCCTGTCGATCACTCTGTTCGAAGCGCGGGCGACCACGGACACCGTGACCCAGCTCGGCGAGGTGCTCAAGCGCCACAGCGGTACCTCCGAGGTGCGCCTCAAGCTCATCAAGGGCGATGTGGCGCGAGTCTTCGAGCTGCCCACCCGGGTCACCGTCACGGCCGACCTGTTCGGCGAGCTCAAGAGCCTCCTCGGCCCCTACTGCCTCACCTAG
- a CDS encoding TetR/AcrR family transcriptional regulator, translating to MALIDLFGEDSLAQGRQVRTEPIQQRSAARLTALLDAAAEVVDEVGFDRITTAMVAERAGASIGTVYRYYPDRVAVLEGLRERAVMRYRQRVSDLLKETQPSTWWEAVDCGISAFVDLYRAEPGFRILHFADRERAQASVPDELDSGFFANQIAGVLSEQFGLSGGPELIFRLEVAVEMADSLLSRAFTWNSQGDERFIAECRRIMHDYLVGFYGTES from the coding sequence GTGGCGCTGATCGACCTTTTCGGTGAAGACTCGCTCGCACAGGGCCGGCAGGTTCGTACCGAACCTATCCAGCAGCGCAGTGCGGCCCGTCTGACCGCCCTGCTCGACGCGGCTGCCGAGGTCGTGGACGAAGTCGGTTTCGACCGGATCACCACCGCCATGGTCGCCGAACGCGCCGGAGCCTCCATCGGCACCGTCTACCGCTATTACCCCGACCGCGTCGCCGTGCTCGAGGGTCTGCGCGAGCGCGCGGTGATGCGCTACCGCCAGCGGGTCTCCGACCTGCTCAAGGAGACCCAACCGAGCACGTGGTGGGAAGCCGTGGACTGCGGAATCTCCGCCTTCGTCGACCTGTACCGGGCCGAACCCGGTTTCCGGATCCTGCACTTCGCCGACCGCGAGCGCGCCCAGGCCAGCGTTCCCGACGAGCTGGACTCGGGATTCTTCGCCAACCAGATCGCGGGCGTCTTGTCCGAGCAGTTCGGCCTCTCCGGCGGCCCCGAGCTGATCTTCCGCCTCGAGGTGGCCGTGGAAATGGCCGACTCCCTGCTGTCGCGTGCGTTCACCTGGAACAGCCAGGGCGACGAACGCTTCATCGCCGAGTGCCGGCGCATCATGCACGACTACCTCGTCGGGTTCTACGGCACCGAGTCCTGA
- a CDS encoding flavin reductase family protein codes for MNEGTIRSTALPQATALDTDPHAPGDLAAFKNAFRRHAAGVSVVTALDAEGSPVGFTATSLASLSAVPPLATFNMARSASSWPAISETERVVIHLLGLRNRTLAERLAGPNTERFLGDHWRVGPHGLPVLNNVTSWMVGRIVERVSVHNAAVIVVQIEGGGLGDDDEALVYHERRYRALGETL; via the coding sequence ATGAACGAAGGCACCATCCGGTCGACCGCGCTGCCCCAGGCGACCGCTCTCGACACCGATCCCCACGCCCCCGGCGACCTGGCCGCGTTCAAGAACGCGTTCCGTCGGCATGCCGCCGGGGTGTCGGTGGTGACCGCCCTGGACGCCGAGGGCTCCCCCGTCGGTTTCACCGCGACATCGCTCGCGTCGCTGTCGGCGGTGCCGCCCCTGGCCACCTTCAACATGGCCAGGTCCGCGAGCTCTTGGCCGGCCATCTCCGAGACGGAGCGCGTGGTCATCCATTTGCTCGGGCTGCGCAATCGCACGCTGGCCGAACGCCTCGCCGGACCTAACACCGAGCGTTTCCTCGGCGACCACTGGCGCGTGGGCCCGCACGGCCTCCCGGTGCTCAACAACGTGACGTCCTGGATGGTCGGCCGGATCGTCGAGCGGGTCTCCGTGCACAACGCGGCAGTGATCGTGGTGCAGATCGAGGGCGGCGGGCTCGGCGACGACGACGAGGCGCTGGTCTACCACGAGCGCCGCTACCGCGCGTTGGGCGAAACGCTCTAG
- a CDS encoding quinone-dependent dihydroorotate dehydrogenase, translating to MYRTLFTHVLTRIDPEQAHHLAFEVIRWIPRLGLGPLVHRVTRPRTDIGVTALGLHFDSPFGVAAGFDKDGQAVIGLGRLGFGHVEVGTLTAVAQPGNPKPRLFRLIPDRAVINRMGFNNGGAAAAVERLTRVRASRNRPVLGINIGKSRVTAVEDATADYLVSTRLLAPIADYLVVNVSSPNTPGLRGLQELDQLAPLLSAVRDEAGGTPLLVKIAPDLTDDEVTRIAGLTVELGLDGIIATNTTISRDNLSTDAAVVAAASAGGLSGAPLHARSLAVLRLIRATVPADLCVISVGGVETAEQVAERLTAGATLVQGYTGFLYLGPLWARQINRGLDRLLAGR from the coding sequence GTGTACCGCACCCTCTTCACACACGTCCTCACCCGCATCGATCCCGAACAGGCCCACCACCTGGCCTTCGAGGTCATCCGGTGGATTCCCCGCCTGGGCCTCGGCCCGCTCGTGCACAGGGTCACCCGCCCGCGCACCGACATCGGCGTGACCGCCCTCGGACTGCACTTCGACTCGCCGTTCGGCGTCGCCGCCGGGTTCGACAAGGACGGCCAGGCCGTCATCGGGCTCGGCCGGCTGGGCTTCGGCCACGTGGAGGTGGGCACCCTCACCGCCGTCGCGCAGCCGGGCAACCCCAAACCGCGCCTGTTCCGCCTGATTCCCGACCGCGCAGTGATCAACCGGATGGGATTCAACAACGGCGGCGCCGCCGCGGCCGTTGAGCGGCTGACACGGGTGCGCGCCAGCCGGAACCGCCCGGTCCTCGGCATCAACATCGGCAAGAGCCGGGTCACCGCGGTCGAGGACGCCACGGCCGACTACCTGGTCAGCACGCGCCTGCTGGCGCCCATTGCCGACTACCTCGTGGTGAACGTGAGTTCCCCCAACACCCCCGGGCTGCGCGGACTCCAGGAACTCGACCAGCTCGCCCCGCTGTTGAGCGCCGTGCGAGACGAGGCCGGCGGCACCCCGCTCCTGGTGAAGATCGCGCCGGACCTCACCGATGACGAGGTCACCCGTATCGCGGGCCTCACGGTCGAACTCGGCCTGGACGGTATCATCGCCACCAACACCACCATCAGCCGCGACAACCTCTCGACGGATGCCGCCGTCGTGGCCGCGGCCAGCGCCGGCGGGCTCTCCGGCGCGCCGCTGCACGCCAGGTCCCTGGCCGTGCTGCGGCTCATCCGCGCCACCGTCCCGGCCGACCTGTGCGTCATCTCGGTGGGCGGGGTGGAGACGGCCGAGCAGGTCGCCGAACGTCTCACCGCCGGCGCCACTCTCGTGCAGGGCTACACGGGGTTCCTCTACCTGGGTCCGCTCTGGGCCCGTCAGATCAACCGCGGACTCGACCGGCTGCTCGCCGGGCGCTGA